In Lotus japonicus ecotype B-129 chromosome 5, LjGifu_v1.2, one genomic interval encodes:
- the LOC130717842 gene encoding hydrophobic protein RCI2A, translating to MGTATCVDIILAIILPPLGVFLRFGCKVEFWICLLLTILGYIPGIIYAIYAITK from the exons ATGGGCACAGCAACATGCGTAGACATCATTCTTGCCATCATCCTACCTCCTCTTGGAGTTTTCCTTAGGTTTGGATGCAAG GTGGAGTTCTGGATCTGTTTGCTGCTGACAATTTTAGGTTATATACCTGGAATTATCTATGCTATCTACGCTATCACCAAGTGA